One genomic region from Prochlorococcus marinus CUG1433 encodes:
- a CDS encoding NAD(P)H-quinone oxidoreductase subunit N, which produces MPNEIFTINLNAQAIIPEAFILLGIVGTLLVDLAGEKTASKWAPTICYLSIGSSLLSLALQWSNPVNSAFLGSFNSDNLAIAFRAIIALSTLVSLLISWRYTEQSGSPIGEFAAIVLSATLGAMLLCGSTDLISVFISLETLSVASYLLSGYLKRDPRSSEAALKYLLVGSAAAAVYLYGSSFLYGLSGSTNLTTIGLEIINKPSFITSLALVFVLSTVAFKIAAVPFHQWTPDVYEGSPTPVVAFLSVGSKTAGFAFAIRILSTTFSSFDEEWKLLFTILAILSMVLGNIVALAQTSMKRMLAYSSIGQAGFVMIGIVSGTQDGLSAAVLYLAAYLFMNLGAFSCVILFSLRTGSDRILDYSGLYQKDPLITLGLSLCLLSLGGLPPMLGFFGKIYLFFAGWANHQYLLVIVGLVTSVISIYYYISVIKMMVVKEPKEASEIVKSYPEINWEIVGLPPLRIALYTCIAVTALGGILSNPLFKLANTAVSETPFLQDVIAVANNIS; this is translated from the coding sequence CATTGTTGGAACTCTTCTTGTAGATTTAGCGGGAGAAAAAACTGCATCAAAGTGGGCACCAACAATTTGCTATTTATCAATCGGCAGCTCTCTTTTAAGTTTAGCCTTGCAATGGAGTAATCCAGTAAATAGTGCATTTCTTGGTTCTTTTAATTCAGATAATTTAGCAATAGCATTTAGAGCAATAATAGCTTTATCAACTTTAGTTTCTTTACTTATCAGCTGGCGTTATACAGAGCAAAGTGGAAGCCCTATTGGGGAGTTCGCAGCCATAGTTCTTTCGGCGACTCTTGGGGCAATGCTTCTGTGTGGATCTACTGACCTTATTAGTGTATTTATATCTCTTGAGACTCTTTCGGTGGCGAGCTATTTACTTTCTGGTTATCTCAAAAGAGATCCTAGAAGTTCAGAAGCAGCTTTAAAATACTTGCTTGTTGGTTCAGCTGCTGCGGCAGTCTATTTGTACGGCTCCTCTTTTCTTTATGGATTAAGTGGTTCAACAAACTTAACAACAATTGGTTTAGAAATAATAAATAAGCCCTCATTCATTACCTCTTTAGCTCTTGTATTTGTCTTATCAACTGTTGCATTTAAAATAGCTGCTGTTCCTTTTCATCAATGGACTCCTGATGTGTATGAGGGATCACCTACACCTGTAGTGGCTTTTTTATCTGTCGGTTCAAAAACAGCAGGGTTCGCATTCGCTATAAGAATACTAAGCACCACTTTCTCTTCTTTCGATGAGGAATGGAAACTTTTATTTACTATTTTGGCTATCTTGAGCATGGTTCTAGGAAATATAGTAGCTCTAGCTCAAACCTCAATGAAAAGGATGCTAGCTTACAGTTCTATTGGTCAAGCTGGATTTGTAATGATTGGAATAGTATCTGGTACACAAGATGGGTTATCAGCTGCTGTTTTATATTTGGCCGCATATTTGTTTATGAATTTAGGAGCTTTTTCATGCGTAATACTTTTCTCATTAAGAACTGGTTCTGACAGGATTCTTGATTACTCAGGACTTTACCAAAAAGATCCTCTCATTACATTAGGCTTGAGCCTTTGTCTTCTATCACTTGGAGGTTTACCTCCAATGTTAGGATTTTTTGGAAAGATATATTTGTTCTTTGCAGGTTGGGCAAATCATCAGTATCTATTAGTAATCGTTGGATTAGTTACTTCAGTAATATCTATTTATTACTACATTTCAGTGATAAAAATGATGGTAGTTAAAGAACCAAAGGAAGCTTCTGAAATAGTAAAATCATACCCTGAAATTAATTGGGAAATTGTGGGATTACCACCCTTGAGAATTGCACTTTATACTTGCATTGCAGTAACTGCTCTTGGAGGAATCCTCTCTAATCCTCTTTTTAAATTAGCTAACACAGCAGTTTCAGAAACTCCTTTCTTACAAGATGTTATTGCTGTAGCAAACAATATTTCCTAG
- a CDS encoding ABC transporter ATP-binding protein, whose protein sequence is MSKKVASLEKISKRYGKDDLTVKALDSINLEIYKGDYLAVMGASGSGKSTAMNIIGCLDRPSEGVYKLNGIPVEKLSDDELAEIRNQKLGFVFQQFHLLSDATALENVILPMIYAGIEPEQRLERGKNALKKVGLSERMNNRPNQLSGGQQQRVAIARAIINNPAILLADEPTGALDSKTTEDVLDLFDKLHESGITIVLVTHEDEVANRAKKIAKFKDGKIVELKIN, encoded by the coding sequence ATGTCTAAGAAAGTCGCAAGTTTAGAAAAAATATCTAAAAGATATGGGAAAGATGATCTAACTGTTAAAGCCTTAGATAGCATAAATTTAGAAATTTATAAAGGTGATTATTTAGCTGTAATGGGAGCTAGTGGCTCAGGGAAAAGTACAGCGATGAACATAATTGGATGTCTAGATAGACCATCTGAAGGAGTTTATAAATTAAATGGCATTCCTGTTGAGAAATTATCTGATGATGAGCTAGCGGAGATACGTAACCAAAAATTAGGCTTCGTATTTCAACAATTTCATCTTCTTTCAGATGCAACTGCACTTGAAAACGTAATTTTACCGATGATTTATGCTGGTATTGAGCCTGAGCAAAGATTAGAGCGAGGTAAAAATGCCTTAAAGAAAGTTGGCCTTTCTGAAAGAATGAATAATCGCCCCAACCAATTATCAGGAGGACAACAACAACGAGTTGCTATTGCTAGGGCTATCATCAATAACCCTGCAATATTATTAGCAGACGAGCCTACCGGAGCATTAGATTCAAAAACAACTGAAGATGTACTAGATCTTTTTGACAAACTGCATGAATCAGGAATAACTATAGTTTTAGTTACACACGAAGATGAAGTTGCAAATCGCGCAAAAAAAATAGCCAAATTTAAGGATGGGAAAATAGTTGAATTAAAAATAAATTAA
- a CDS encoding biotin--[acetyl-CoA-carboxylase] ligase has translation MKVIGSAAETVFYLKKIQGQYPSWRLQYKIKCKSTENELTNWLGYSEIKRNQPLAIIAREQSSGFGQNSKTWVSPKGGIWLSAAYPIFSKEFTSQIFNLSLGIKICEMLRQEKINVCLKWPNDIFFGSKKLIGFLPRVITRGKEIVYVRIGLGMNVLNYTPSEGISLSKVLQTKNINQYYWTAKVLKAFHDSVVCNNKKEYVIKSANKFLNKKFLPSGFCPHTWKIKDIDWNGNLRIENETQLKVLRRF, from the coding sequence GTGAAAGTTATTGGATCTGCAGCTGAGACAGTTTTTTATTTAAAAAAAATTCAGGGTCAATACCCAAGTTGGAGACTTCAATACAAAATAAAATGTAAAAGTACCGAAAATGAGCTAACAAACTGGCTTGGATATTCCGAAATAAAGAGAAACCAGCCATTAGCCATAATAGCAAGAGAACAATCCTCGGGGTTTGGCCAAAACTCAAAAACTTGGGTTTCCCCAAAAGGAGGAATTTGGTTAAGTGCAGCTTACCCAATATTTTCAAAAGAATTTACAAGTCAAATATTTAATTTGTCTCTAGGAATTAAGATATGTGAAATGCTTAGACAAGAAAAAATAAATGTTTGTTTGAAATGGCCTAATGATATTTTCTTTGGTTCAAAAAAGTTGATTGGATTTTTACCAAGGGTGATAACCAGAGGTAAGGAAATTGTTTATGTAAGAATAGGTCTTGGCATGAATGTTCTAAATTACACTCCATCAGAAGGTATTTCATTATCAAAAGTACTTCAAACTAAGAATATTAATCAATATTATTGGACAGCTAAAGTTCTTAAAGCTTTTCATGATTCAGTTGTATGTAATAACAAAAAAGAATATGTGATCAAATCGGCAAACAAGTTTCTCAATAAAAAATTTTTACCTAGTGGTTTTTGCCCTCATACATGGAAAATTAAAGATATAGATTGGAATGGGAATTTAAGAATTGAAAATGAAACTCAACTTAAGGTACTTAGAAGGTTCTGA